One window from the genome of Rufibacter tibetensis encodes:
- the xseA gene encoding exodeoxyribonuclease VII large subunit, with translation MGTYFQSSREEISFTVSTNRPLTLFEFNRRLREEIENALPHKYWIIAEISEARVHHQSGHCYLTLTDKEPGASKSTLTAQARGTIWKRQYQEIAQYFEAQTGHPLRAGLKILFNASPRFHELYGFSLDIHDVDPTYTLGDLARQRQETIARLQTEGLLDLNQKKTLPEVPQRLAIISSPTAAGYQDFVAQLENNPFGYSFKLSLFEASVQGMEAVSSIKAALSRVALQQQAFDAVVIIRGGGSQTDLLCFDHYELASAVAQMPLPVLTGIGHERDESITDLVAHTPLKTPTAVAAFLIDRLNEFEAAIESVFFQIKEAASALAVAQERRVALLTSQIQQRTNTFLHNRQYQLECQTRTLSDKPQKFLTEEQRHIMCEEMRLTNTVQKVLRARETKQQHYSQQLETSSQKKLETGKNRLTHVEHCLQMSSEQRIQKAQLHFQKNQQRLLYGAKDHLQIKGHQLQLIEMDVKSHDPEIMLMRGYTLTYVNGKLLRSLDQVAPGDILQTRLLAGNVTSKVTKTKQPDLFD, from the coding sequence ATGGGGACATATTTTCAGAGTAGCCGCGAAGAAATTTCGTTTACAGTAAGCACCAATCGTCCCCTCACGCTCTTTGAGTTCAACCGCCGTCTGCGTGAGGAGATTGAGAACGCCCTTCCGCATAAGTACTGGATCATTGCCGAAATCTCTGAGGCACGGGTTCACCACCAAAGCGGTCACTGTTACCTCACCCTCACCGACAAAGAACCCGGCGCCTCTAAAAGCACCCTCACCGCTCAGGCCAGGGGAACCATCTGGAAACGCCAGTACCAGGAAATAGCGCAGTATTTTGAAGCCCAAACCGGGCATCCGCTCAGGGCCGGACTCAAGATCCTGTTCAATGCCAGCCCACGGTTCCATGAACTGTATGGGTTCAGCCTGGACATCCATGACGTAGATCCTACCTATACCTTAGGAGACCTTGCACGCCAACGGCAGGAAACCATTGCCCGCCTGCAGACCGAAGGCTTGCTGGACCTAAACCAAAAGAAAACCCTTCCTGAAGTACCGCAACGCCTGGCCATTATCTCGTCGCCAACGGCTGCGGGGTACCAGGATTTTGTGGCGCAATTAGAAAACAACCCGTTTGGCTACTCTTTCAAGCTTAGTCTTTTTGAGGCGAGCGTGCAGGGCATGGAAGCAGTGTCTTCCATCAAAGCCGCGCTTTCCAGGGTGGCCCTGCAGCAGCAAGCTTTTGATGCGGTGGTGATCATCAGGGGAGGGGGCTCACAGACCGATCTTCTATGCTTTGACCATTATGAGTTGGCCTCTGCGGTAGCTCAAATGCCTTTGCCAGTATTAACCGGTATTGGACACGAACGCGATGAGTCCATCACTGACCTGGTAGCGCACACTCCCCTGAAAACACCAACCGCCGTAGCTGCTTTCTTGATTGACCGATTGAATGAGTTTGAAGCGGCCATAGAAAGTGTGTTCTTCCAGATAAAGGAGGCTGCGTCTGCGTTAGCTGTTGCCCAGGAGCGCCGGGTTGCCTTGTTGACCTCCCAGATTCAGCAACGCACCAATACGTTTCTGCACAACCGGCAGTACCAACTGGAGTGCCAGACCCGTACCTTGTCTGACAAACCGCAGAAGTTCCTTACTGAGGAGCAGCGGCATATCATGTGCGAAGAAATGCGGCTCACTAACACGGTGCAAAAGGTACTGAGGGCCCGGGAAACCAAACAGCAGCACTACTCGCAACAGCTGGAAACCAGTAGCCAGAAAAAACTGGAGACTGGCAAAAACAGATTGACCCACGTGGAGCACTGCCTTCAGATGTCATCTGAGCAACGCATCCAGAAAGCCCAGTTGCATTTTCAGAAAAACCAGCAAAGGTTGCTTTACGGGGCCAAAGACCATTTGCAAATCAAAGGCCACCAGCTCCAATTAATAGAAATGGATGTAAAATCTCATGATCCGGAGATTATGCTCATGCGGGGGTACACCCTTACCTACGTTAACGGAAAGCTGCTGAGGTCTTTGGATCAGGTAGCGCCCGGTGACATCTTGCAGACCCGTTTGCTGGCTGGTAATGTCACCAGCAAAGTCACCAAAACAAAACAACCAGACCTTTTTGATTAA
- the xseB gene encoding exodeoxyribonuclease VII small subunit, with amino-acid sequence MSNITYKQATQELEAILKAIENDDVDVDELTQKVQRSSELIKLCKQKLRNAEDAISQVFRDINCEDPKAE; translated from the coding sequence ATGAGCAACATTACTTATAAACAAGCAACCCAAGAACTAGAGGCTATTTTGAAAGCTATTGAGAACGATGATGTGGACGTGGATGAACTGACCCAAAAGGTGCAGCGCTCTTCAGAACTCATCAAGTTGTGCAAGCAAAAGCTCCGCAACGCCGAAGACGCCATCAGTCAGGTATTCCGGGACATCAACTGCGAAGACCCCAAAGCTGAATAA
- a CDS encoding sulfurtransferase produces MAHPILDPQDLLSLTREKEIVLIDARQGPQAFEQYQKEHLEGALHADLEKDLAKVPQDAAKGGRHPLPTLQEFGAYLGSLGITPSTHVVIYDDKNGTNAASRFWWMLKAVGHEEVQVLDGGLQAALQAGFPASDTLPTPRTAPSYPVTTWQRPMADLEEVAKVAQDKNHLVIDVRDAYRYLGESEPIDPVAGHIPGATNIPLTGNLRPDGRFLSSQELQEKYGAALKEVNPENVIVHCGSGVTACHTLLALESAGIKGAKLYVGSWSEWCRNDQPIGVGEETQR; encoded by the coding sequence ATGGCACATCCCATTCTAGATCCGCAAGACCTGCTTTCTTTAACCAGGGAAAAGGAGATTGTTCTGATTGATGCCAGGCAAGGACCTCAGGCGTTTGAACAGTACCAGAAGGAACATCTGGAAGGTGCCCTCCATGCGGATTTAGAGAAAGACTTAGCGAAGGTTCCGCAAGATGCAGCTAAAGGCGGAAGGCATCCCCTGCCCACCCTACAGGAATTTGGCGCTTATTTGGGGTCCTTGGGCATTACCCCTTCTACCCACGTGGTTATTTATGATGACAAGAACGGAACAAATGCGGCCTCCCGGTTTTGGTGGATGCTGAAAGCTGTAGGGCATGAAGAAGTCCAGGTTCTGGATGGCGGCTTGCAGGCTGCTTTGCAAGCTGGTTTTCCTGCCAGCGACACACTTCCAACACCCAGAACTGCGCCTTCCTACCCTGTTACTACCTGGCAACGCCCTATGGCTGATCTGGAGGAAGTGGCAAAGGTTGCCCAAGACAAAAACCATTTGGTTATTGATGTGCGGGATGCTTACCGGTATTTAGGGGAAAGCGAACCCATTGATCCGGTGGCAGGGCATATACCTGGAGCAACCAACATTCCGCTGACCGGAAATTTACGACCTGATGGCCGTTTCCTTTCATCGCAGGAGCTTCAGGAAAAATATGGTGCAGCCTTGAAAGAGGTAAACCCAGAGAATGTCATTGTGCATTGTGGTTCTGGCGTCACGGCTTGCCACACTTTGCTGGCTCTGGAAAGTGCCGGAATCAAAGGAGCTAAACTGTACGTTGGTTCCTGGAGTGAATGGTGCCGGAACGACCAGCCTATTGGAGTTGGTGAGGAAACACAACGGTAA
- a CDS encoding S8 family serine peptidase, whose product MTKKYRTISSFKFLIGAALIASSCTFQSCEQAEEAVQPEEVVASSNSGAIIAGKYIVVLKSGSGLRLAANASYPERLRQVKNFGQQILRERGINPEAVERSFGKAIQGFAVELTTDEAAKLGRDGRVAYVEPDKVISLGKPTGGGTTQPAQVTPYGIARVGTGDGTGKVAWVIDSGIDLDHPDLKVDVARSMTVFTSGKDAGSADDGNGHGTHVAGTIAAINNSIGVVGVAANATVVAVKVLDARGSGTTSGVIAGIDYVAANGKPGDVANMSLGGGVSTTLDNAVINAAKGGVIFCLASGNENDDANNHSPARANGLNVYTISAMNSTDTWASFSNYGNPPVDFCAPGVSVQSTWKDGGYNTISGTSMATPHAAGVMLMTGGNPAISGYVKGDPDGNADPIIHL is encoded by the coding sequence ATGACCAAAAAGTACCGTACCATCTCCTCGTTCAAATTCTTAATTGGAGCTGCCTTGATAGCTTCATCTTGTACATTCCAAAGCTGCGAGCAGGCAGAAGAAGCTGTGCAGCCAGAAGAGGTTGTTGCTTCTTCTAACAGTGGCGCTATCATAGCTGGAAAATACATTGTGGTTCTGAAGTCAGGGAGCGGTTTGCGTTTAGCAGCAAATGCTTCTTACCCAGAGAGATTACGTCAGGTGAAAAATTTCGGTCAGCAGATTCTACGGGAACGTGGCATCAATCCTGAGGCGGTTGAAAGATCTTTCGGAAAAGCTATCCAGGGGTTTGCCGTTGAGCTTACAACAGATGAAGCAGCAAAGTTAGGTCGTGACGGGCGCGTAGCCTATGTAGAGCCAGACAAGGTAATCAGTTTAGGCAAGCCAACTGGCGGCGGAACTACCCAACCCGCTCAGGTAACTCCTTACGGAATTGCCCGTGTGGGTACTGGCGATGGAACCGGTAAAGTTGCCTGGGTGATTGACTCTGGAATTGACCTGGACCACCCAGATTTGAAAGTAGATGTGGCACGCAGCATGACTGTGTTTACTTCTGGTAAAGATGCTGGTTCAGCAGATGACGGAAATGGACATGGTACCCACGTGGCAGGTACCATTGCGGCCATCAATAATTCCATAGGCGTAGTAGGGGTGGCGGCAAATGCCACCGTTGTAGCGGTTAAAGTATTAGATGCACGCGGTAGCGGCACAACTTCTGGCGTAATAGCTGGAATTGACTATGTGGCTGCAAACGGAAAACCAGGAGATGTTGCCAACATGAGCTTAGGTGGTGGTGTCTCTACCACCCTAGATAATGCGGTAATAAACGCAGCCAAGGGTGGCGTTATTTTCTGCCTGGCCTCCGGAAACGAAAACGATGATGCCAATAACCATTCTCCGGCCAGAGCCAATGGGTTGAACGTGTACACCATCTCGGCCATGAACAGCACAGATACGTGGGCATCTTTCTCCAACTATGGCAACCCGCCGGTAGATTTTTGTGCTCCTGGGGTTAGTGTTCAGTCAACTTGGAAGGATGGAGGGTATAACACCATTAGTGGTACCTCTATGGCTACTCCGCACGCAGCAGGAGTAATGCTCATGACAGGTGGAAACCCAGCCATTAGTGGTTACGTGAAGGGTGATCCAGACGGAAACGCTGATCCAATCATTCACTTATAG
- a CDS encoding peptidylprolyl isomerase has product MKTKHSVSLTYIKISLGILLTLLGACGQRQEKPAQANTNAPAPTPVPTILTQDMVVDTLTAYGQAHPNDTLVLISTPKGDIKIRLYKDTPLHRANFVRLANYGFFDKTVFFRVEKDFMIQGGRSDFQTMKIGSYKIPAEIKPHYFHKRGAVGMARYGDDQNPERMSSNKDFYIVQGHKLPDYELQANIKEFNLNLTPAQKRVYRTQGGAPNLDQTFTVIGEVIDGIEVVDSIAAVPVDQTKWPINDVGMKVKVIR; this is encoded by the coding sequence ATGAAGACAAAGCATTCTGTGTCATTAACTTATATAAAGATATCCTTAGGGATATTGCTTACCCTACTAGGGGCTTGCGGCCAGAGACAGGAGAAGCCAGCACAAGCCAATACTAATGCCCCCGCTCCTACTCCCGTCCCTACAATCCTCACCCAGGACATGGTGGTGGATACGCTTACCGCTTATGGGCAGGCCCACCCAAATGACACCCTGGTTCTGATCAGTACTCCTAAGGGCGATATTAAAATCAGATTATACAAAGACACTCCTCTGCATCGGGCCAACTTTGTCCGGCTTGCCAATTATGGGTTCTTTGACAAAACCGTCTTCTTTAGAGTAGAAAAGGATTTCATGATCCAGGGCGGAAGGTCAGATTTTCAGACCATGAAGATTGGTTCGTATAAAATTCCGGCAGAGATAAAGCCTCATTATTTCCACAAGCGCGGCGCAGTGGGCATGGCCCGGTACGGAGATGACCAGAACCCAGAGCGCATGTCTTCAAACAAAGACTTTTACATTGTTCAGGGCCACAAGCTGCCCGATTATGAACTACAGGCCAACATCAAAGAGTTCAACCTGAACCTGACACCCGCTCAAAAACGGGTGTACCGTACCCAAGGCGGCGCTCCTAATTTGGACCAAACCTTCACGGTAATTGGAGAAGTGATAGACGGTATTGAAGTGGTAGACAGCATTGCCGCTGTACCGGTAGACCAGACCAAATGGCCCATCAACGATGTAGGCATGAAAGTTAAAGTGATCAGGTAG
- a CDS encoding M13 family metallopeptidase — protein sequence MKKRNLLWLASAFSGVVAAGCSKPAVQQTATTETPAVSQSEPEVKGVGLNMANLDRSVSPCEDFNMFANGGWLKNNPVPAAEYRWGSFNELANNNNAALRAVVDAAVAQTNAAKGSSTQMVGDFYAAGMDSVAIEQAGLTPLKPELDRINAIKDRTTLLQTLAHQKMMGSGALFGFGVSQDRKNSTQHIASIRQGGLGLPDRDYYLNTDARSKSVKEEYERHVSRMFQLLGDSEAKARQNAAKVVAMETRLAKASMSRVQQRDPYATYNKMSIAEVQKLAPNFNWSSMLTNLNAKAAKEMIVAQPEFFKEANAMLASVPVADWKTYLRWHLVRSTANYLPMAFVQENFNFYNKFLSGAKAMQPRWKRILNTTDATIGEALGQAYVEKTFSPEAKAKALEMVNNLRAAFQEHVKNLDWMSETTKQQALTKLNAFAVKIGYPDKWRDYSGLNISRTSYLQNMMNAAQWNYRRNVSKLGQPVDRTEWGMTPPTVNAYYSPSMNEIVFPAGILQPPFFDPKADDAVNYGGMGAVIGHELTHGFDDQGSQFDHEGNLRDWWTAEDKAKFKERTDLVDRQYSAYQPLDSVFVNGKLTMGENIADIGGLNIAFSALQKAIANKNVGKIDGFTPDQRFFLAWAQIWRNNSTQAALRQQVLTDPHSPAMFRINGPLSNMPQFYKAFGCGPGNKMYRPDAERVHIW from the coding sequence ATGAAGAAAAGAAATCTATTATGGCTGGCCTCTGCCTTTAGTGGGGTAGTGGCCGCCGGTTGCTCCAAACCAGCCGTACAGCAAACGGCTACTACAGAAACACCGGCAGTAAGTCAGTCTGAGCCTGAGGTAAAAGGGGTAGGGCTGAACATGGCAAACCTGGACCGCAGTGTTTCGCCCTGTGAGGACTTTAACATGTTTGCGAACGGCGGATGGTTGAAAAACAATCCGGTACCGGCGGCCGAGTACCGTTGGGGCAGTTTCAATGAACTAGCCAATAACAACAATGCCGCTCTACGGGCGGTGGTAGACGCCGCCGTGGCGCAGACCAATGCCGCCAAGGGATCAAGCACGCAAATGGTAGGCGATTTCTATGCTGCGGGCATGGACTCAGTTGCAATTGAACAGGCGGGGCTTACGCCATTGAAACCTGAGTTGGATCGTATCAACGCCATTAAAGACCGCACAACTTTGTTGCAAACCCTTGCCCACCAAAAGATGATGGGAAGCGGCGCTTTGTTCGGGTTTGGGGTAAGCCAGGACCGTAAGAACAGCACCCAGCACATTGCCAGCATTAGGCAGGGTGGTTTGGGCTTGCCAGACCGTGATTACTACCTCAACACTGATGCCCGTTCTAAAAGCGTGAAAGAGGAATATGAGCGCCATGTGAGCCGCATGTTCCAACTTTTAGGCGACTCAGAAGCCAAAGCCCGTCAGAACGCTGCCAAGGTAGTAGCCATGGAAACCCGTCTGGCCAAAGCCTCTATGAGCCGTGTGCAGCAGCGTGATCCGTATGCCACGTATAACAAGATGAGCATTGCTGAGGTGCAGAAACTGGCCCCGAACTTCAACTGGAGTTCAATGCTCACCAACCTGAACGCGAAGGCGGCTAAGGAAATGATTGTGGCTCAGCCAGAGTTCTTCAAAGAAGCGAACGCCATGCTAGCCTCTGTGCCTGTAGCCGATTGGAAAACCTATCTGCGCTGGCACCTGGTACGCAGTACCGCCAACTATCTGCCCATGGCCTTTGTTCAGGAGAATTTCAACTTCTATAACAAGTTCCTGAGCGGCGCCAAAGCCATGCAGCCGCGCTGGAAGCGTATTCTGAATACAACCGATGCTACCATCGGTGAAGCTTTGGGACAGGCCTATGTAGAGAAAACCTTCTCGCCAGAAGCAAAAGCGAAAGCACTGGAGATGGTGAATAACCTTCGGGCCGCTTTTCAGGAGCACGTAAAAAACCTGGATTGGATGAGTGAAACCACCAAACAGCAGGCCCTCACCAAACTGAATGCCTTTGCTGTGAAAATAGGGTATCCAGACAAATGGAGAGACTATTCTGGCCTGAACATCAGCCGCACCTCCTACCTGCAGAACATGATGAACGCAGCGCAGTGGAATTACCGCCGCAACGTGTCAAAACTGGGTCAGCCGGTAGACCGCACCGAGTGGGGAATGACGCCGCCTACGGTGAATGCGTACTACAGCCCCAGCATGAACGAGATTGTGTTTCCGGCCGGAATTCTTCAGCCGCCATTCTTTGATCCTAAAGCCGATGATGCCGTGAACTACGGCGGTATGGGTGCCGTAATTGGCCACGAATTAACCCACGGCTTTGATGACCAGGGCAGCCAGTTTGACCATGAAGGAAACCTGCGCGACTGGTGGACTGCCGAAGACAAAGCCAAGTTCAAGGAGCGTACAGACTTAGTAGACCGTCAGTACAGCGCTTACCAGCCGTTAGATAGTGTGTTTGTGAACGGTAAACTCACCATGGGCGAAAACATAGCTGATATAGGAGGTTTGAACATCGCCTTCAGTGCCCTGCAGAAAGCCATCGCGAACAAGAACGTAGGTAAAATTGATGGATTCACCCCAGACCAGCGTTTCTTCCTGGCATGGGCGCAGATCTGGCGGAACAACTCTACCCAAGCCGCTTTACGCCAGCAGGTGTTAACAGATCCGCACTCTCCGGCTATGTTCAGAATCAACGGTCCGTTGTCTAACATGCCGCAGTTCTACAAAGCTTTTGGTTGTGGTCCGGGAAACAAAATGTACCGTCCAGACGCAGAGCGGGTGCATATTTGGTAA
- a CDS encoding YihY/virulence factor BrkB family protein — MPSQLVYTLQPALQIFKDAFNLFRANDPLRLASSAAFFTLFALPPTLILVISLLGVLFNDALITGELFEKLRGLVGEDVAGQIELILTNFLDLQGNGWAAAFSFLFLTFVSTTLFTVIQNSLNQLWSIKVRGHQHLRGALRNRFRALLIIFSSGLLFLAFLVMDASIAFLNDHYLLVDEHFQLRLIQVLNRAFGFLVETTWFAIIFRFLPFAHMPKKAVWVGATVTALLFLLGKMVLARVLINSDLGSLYATSGSIVVLLLFIFYSAMIFFFGACFTLVYARYMNLPLHPKHFATFYEWRETDHAPLS; from the coding sequence ATGCCTTCCCAACTTGTCTACACATTGCAGCCGGCGCTGCAGATTTTCAAGGATGCTTTTAATTTGTTCCGGGCGAATGATCCGCTCCGGCTGGCTTCTTCGGCGGCGTTTTTTACTCTTTTTGCGCTTCCGCCTACACTCATTCTGGTTATCTCCTTATTAGGAGTCCTCTTCAATGATGCCCTTATTACGGGTGAGCTGTTTGAAAAACTAAGAGGCCTGGTAGGGGAGGATGTGGCCGGCCAGATAGAACTAATTTTAACCAACTTTCTGGATTTGCAGGGCAACGGGTGGGCAGCTGCCTTCAGTTTCCTGTTCCTGACGTTTGTTTCCACTACTTTATTTACTGTCATCCAGAACTCTTTGAACCAGCTCTGGAGCATTAAAGTGCGGGGGCACCAGCACTTGCGAGGGGCCTTGCGCAACCGGTTCAGGGCATTGCTCATTATCTTCTCAAGTGGGTTGCTGTTCCTTGCCTTTCTGGTAATGGATGCTTCCATCGCTTTTCTGAATGATCATTACCTGCTGGTGGATGAGCATTTTCAACTTCGCCTCATCCAGGTCCTAAACCGGGCCTTTGGTTTTCTGGTAGAGACTACCTGGTTTGCCATCATCTTCCGGTTTTTGCCTTTTGCCCACATGCCTAAAAAGGCGGTTTGGGTGGGGGCCACCGTTACAGCCTTACTGTTTCTGTTAGGCAAGATGGTCCTGGCGCGGGTGTTGATCAACAGTGACCTGGGTTCGCTTTACGCTACCTCCGGTTCCATTGTGGTGTTGCTGTTGTTTATCTTTTATTCAGCGATGATCTTCTTCTTTGGGGCCTGCTTTACTCTGGTGTACGCCCGGTACATGAACCTCCCTTTGCATCCCAAGCATTTCGCCACCTTCTATGAATGGCGCGAGACAGACCATGCTCCTTTGAGTTAG
- a CDS encoding MGMT family protein: MPTSNAAEKRTNFFQDVYEVVKLIPPGRVTSYGAIAAYLGSKGSARMVGWALIASHDQNGVSSLPGYRVVNRNGLLTGKQHFESPNAMQEYLEREGVQVKDGQVVNFEKHFWDPAKELL, encoded by the coding sequence ATGCCTACCTCAAATGCCGCAGAGAAAAGAACCAATTTCTTCCAGGATGTCTATGAAGTGGTGAAACTTATTCCGCCGGGCCGGGTCACTTCCTATGGTGCCATTGCGGCGTACCTGGGCTCTAAAGGTTCGGCCAGAATGGTAGGCTGGGCCCTGATTGCCTCTCATGACCAAAACGGAGTGTCCAGCCTTCCGGGGTACCGGGTGGTGAACCGAAACGGCTTGCTTACCGGTAAACAGCACTTTGAGTCTCCCAATGCCATGCAGGAGTACCTGGAGCGCGAGGGCGTGCAGGTGAAAGACGGACAGGTAGTAAATTTTGAGAAGCATTTCTGGGACCCGGCCAAAGAACTGCTGTAA
- a CDS encoding efflux RND transporter periplasmic adaptor subunit, which translates to MKIKHIVYALLIIGLGALVYYRISSNKEQAGAGGPGGGGKGPGGPGGGPAMRVSGVVATPREFANSLSVTGSIEANEQIQVRGQVSGLVRSINFQEGSNVRKGQVLVKIDDSELRAQLAQAQTRQTLAAENERRARLLLEKEAISREEYDVARAELKTAQAQIQLVRAQLAKTSITAPFAGKVGLRAVSAGSFLSPETVVTNLVSINPIKISFAVPEKYAAQVKLNTEITFTVAGTQEKYKAKVYAIEPSIEATTRTLQLRARADNSSGKLLPGSFANIQLPLTVINDALLIPTQAVVPVQNGKKVFITENGKAKEVMIETSTRTEKDLLVTSGLSAGDTVLTTGIMSLKAGSPVKVALAKQL; encoded by the coding sequence ATGAAAATAAAACACATTGTTTATGCGCTGCTCATTATAGGTTTAGGGGCTTTGGTTTATTACCGTATTTCCAGCAATAAAGAACAAGCTGGAGCTGGTGGACCAGGCGGCGGCGGAAAAGGTCCGGGCGGACCTGGTGGCGGTCCTGCCATGCGGGTAAGTGGGGTGGTAGCCACGCCGCGGGAGTTCGCGAATTCCCTTTCAGTGACCGGCTCTATTGAGGCAAATGAACAGATACAAGTACGCGGGCAGGTTTCTGGGTTGGTGCGCAGCATCAATTTCCAGGAAGGCAGCAACGTACGCAAAGGACAGGTCTTGGTGAAAATTGATGACTCAGAACTTCGCGCCCAACTGGCCCAGGCCCAAACCAGACAAACGCTGGCTGCGGAAAACGAAAGACGCGCACGCCTGTTGTTAGAGAAAGAAGCCATTAGCCGCGAAGAATACGATGTGGCTCGTGCCGAACTGAAAACCGCTCAGGCTCAGATTCAACTAGTGCGGGCGCAGTTAGCCAAAACTTCCATCACCGCTCCGTTTGCAGGCAAAGTTGGCTTAAGAGCAGTTTCTGCAGGAAGTTTTCTGTCTCCAGAAACGGTGGTCACCAATCTGGTCAGCATCAATCCTATCAAGATATCTTTTGCCGTACCAGAGAAATACGCAGCTCAGGTGAAACTCAATACTGAGATCACCTTCACTGTGGCTGGCACCCAAGAGAAATACAAGGCCAAAGTGTACGCCATTGAGCCCAGCATTGAAGCTACTACTCGCACCCTGCAATTACGTGCCCGGGCCGATAACTCCAGCGGAAAGCTGCTGCCAGGTTCTTTTGCCAACATTCAGTTGCCGCTAACGGTTATCAATGACGCACTCCTCATTCCAACCCAGGCGGTAGTTCCGGTACAAAACGGAAAGAAAGTTTTCATTACAGAAAACGGCAAAGCCAAAGAAGTGATGATTGAAACCAGCACCCGCACCGAAAAAGATTTACTGGTCACTTCCGGCCTGAGCGCCGGTGACACCGTTTTAACCACGGGTATCATGTCTTTGAAAGCAGGAAGCCCAGTAAAGGTTGCCCTGGCAAAGCAGTTATAA